The stretch of DNA CCGGGGAGGCGCTTTATTAAAAGAAGAAGTGGACGCCGAGGAGATTGCCCAGATCGTCTCCCGCTGGACCCACATCCCGGTTGCAAAGCTCCTGGAAGGCGAGACCCAGAAACTCCTGCACATGGAAGACCGGCTGCGCGAAAGGGTGGTCGGACAGGAGGATGCCCTGCAGGCCGTCTCCAATGCCCTGCGCCGGGCCCGGGCCGGCCTGCAAGATTCAAACCGGCCGCTGGGTTCATTCATCTTCCTGGGCCCGACCGGTGTGGGCAAGACCGAACTGGCGCGCGCCCTGGCCGAATTCATGTTCGACGATGAACGGGCCATGATCCGGATCGATATGAGCGAATACCAGGAGAAACACACCGTCAGCCGTCTGATCGGAGCGCCGCCGGGATATATCGGCTACGAGGAGGGCGGCCAGTTGACCGAATCGGTTCGCCGCCGCCCGTACAGCGTGGTCCTGTTCGATGAAATCGAGAAGGCCCACCCGGATGTGTTCAACGTGCTGCTGCAATTGCTGGATGACGGCCGCCTGACGGATGGTCAGGGCCGCACGGTGGATTTTCGCAACACATTGGTCGTCATGACCTCCAACCTTGGAGGCGAACTGTGGCTGGGCGGAAAGGCGGGCGGCGTGACCCGCGATACGGTCACGCATGCCCTGCAGGAGCATTTCCGGCCCGAGTTCCTGAACCGCATCGACGAGATCGTCATCTTCCATTCGCTCAGCCGGGAGGACCTGATCCAGGTCGTGGACATCCAGCTCCGGAATGTTTCCGCATTGCTGGCGGAGCGCGGTTATCGGCTGGTCATCAGCCCGGAGGCGCGCGCCTACCTGGCCGAGGTTGGCTACGATGCCGATTACGGCGCCCGCCCCCTTAAGCGGGCCATCCAGCGCGAACTGCAGAACCCGCTGGCGGTCAGGATCCTGGGCGGCGAGTTCCATGAAGGCGAGACCATCCGCGTGGAACGCGGAAAGGAAAAATTGGAATTCTCTGCGAGGGCATCAGACCGGCGCGCGGCTGCATGATGCCGGGCGCCGGTGCGGGCCGGCTCGGCGACCTTGGGCCAAGAACCGGTTCAGGGGCGATTGGCAAAGAAGAGCATCTGCTGGGGACGGTGAAAAACGAATCCGGAAAGCGCCGAAGAAGACCGAACCGCCGAACCTTCATGCCTGATTAAAAAAGGCGAAAGAGTATGCAGGAAAAGGGGTATGTGTTTTTCCGGTGTTTTGGTCCCATTCGGCTGTGCGGCGCACAGGAATCTGCCTTGGGCTGAGCGGATACGCAACATTCAAAATAGAATATCCTGCGGCATTGGGATATACTATCCCTATGGCCGATCCACCCGACATTTATCGGAAAATCTTCGAAACCGCCGGCGACGGACTGATCATCAACGATTTGGAAACGGGGCGCGTGGTCGAGGCCAACCCCGCGGCGGCGGCGATGCACGGCTATGCGCGCGGGGAATTCATCGGGCTCCTCCCGGCGGCCTACCTCCACCCGGACAGCCGGCGCCCGTACATGGCGGATGCCGAGGCCGCAAAACCGGACAAGATGACGGACGCGCAGGCGGTCCACATCCGCCGGGATGCCTCTTTGTTCTGCGCCGAGGTGCGCCGGACAGCCATTACCTATCGGGATCGACCATGCCTGCTGAGCGTCGTCCGGGATGTCGACCGGCGGGTCCAGGCGGAACAGCTTCTGCACCAGCGGGTGGAAGCCCACGCGCACGAACAATCCATGCTGCTGGAGGTCTCCCGGACTCTGGCATCCGCCCTGGAATTCCAACCCGGAGTGATCCTCGATCAATTTCGCAAAATCATCGAATTCACCCGGGCCGGATTCTTTATGCCGGAGGACCCGGACTTGGTTGTCAAGGCCGTGCGCGGTCCGCAGCCGCTCCCGCAGACGGCTCCCATTCGGATCCGGATCAATGATCTGGAGACGCTCCCCGCCCTGTTCAACGAAATCCATCCGATCCGGATCGCCGACGTGGCGGGGGCTGATCCGGCGGCGCAGTCCCTGCGGTCGATGCTGGGGGATCATGCCGGTATGTTCCTGGCAGGAATGCGTTCATGGATGTGGATCCCCATCGCCGTGAAGAGCCGCGTGATCGCGGGGGTGGGCATTGCGCACGAAAGGCAGGATTTCTTCACGGCGCACCATGCCACGCTGGCGCTGACCGTCGCCAACCAGGTGGCCGCCGACATGGTCAACGCGGACTTATACGAACACGCCCGCGAGCGGGCTATGCTGGAGGAACGCCAGCGCCTGGCGCAAAACCTGCACGACGCCGTCAACCAATCCCTTTTTTCCGCCGGGCTGATCGCCGAAGTGCTGCCGCGCCTGTGGGAGCGGGATCCGGAGGAGGCGCGCCGCTCGCTGGAAGACCTGCGTCGGCTGACGCGCGGCGCGCTGGCCGAGATGCGTGCGCTGCTGGCCGAACTGCGCCCCAGCACATTGACCGACGCGGAGCTTGGCGATTTGCTGCGCCTGCTGAGCAACGCCTTTACCGGGCGGACCAACATCCCGGTGGCCTTGAGCATAAGCGGCGAAGGCAGCCTGCCCGCTGAAACCCAGGTGGCGTTCTACCGCATCTGCCAGGAAGCGTTGAACAATATCGCCAAACACGCCGAAGCCAGCCGGGTGGAAATCGATTTATCCCGCGATACGGAAGGGCTGGAATTGCACATTCGCGACAATGGCTGCGGGTTCACCGCTTCCGAACCGGCGCCTTCCGGTCATT from Anaerolineales bacterium encodes:
- a CDS encoding PAS domain S-box protein — encoded protein: MADPPDIYRKIFETAGDGLIINDLETGRVVEANPAAAAMHGYARGEFIGLLPAAYLHPDSRRPYMADAEAAKPDKMTDAQAVHIRRDASLFCAEVRRTAITYRDRPCLLSVVRDVDRRVQAEQLLHQRVEAHAHEQSMLLEVSRTLASALEFQPGVILDQFRKIIEFTRAGFFMPEDPDLVVKAVRGPQPLPQTAPIRIRINDLETLPALFNEIHPIRIADVAGADPAAQSLRSMLGDHAGMFLAGMRSWMWIPIAVKSRVIAGVGIAHERQDFFTAHHATLALTVANQVAADMVNADLYEHARERAMLEERQRLAQNLHDAVNQSLFSAGLIAEVLPRLWERDPEEARRSLEDLRRLTRGALAEMRALLAELRPSTLTDAELGDLLRLLSNAFTGRTNIPVALSISGEGSLPAETQVAFYRICQEALNNIAKHAEASRVEIDLSRDTEGLELHIRDNGCGFTASEPAPSGHYGLGMMRERAEAVKAGLTLASRPGQGTEIILRWHGTPKREAL